From Salminus brasiliensis chromosome 12, fSalBra1.hap2, whole genome shotgun sequence:
CCTACTTTTGCTCACTCAAAACTCACCATAGACCTAAGACTTGGACTAACTTCATCCttttgtgacccaaccaaaAAGCCCCAATACAATATAACTCCATACTCCTAACCCTAAAACAAAATCTTCCTCCTAGCCCTAATAAAAGAAAACCCCAACCTCAGTCTAACCCAAACACAATAACTCAATCTGCACTATAaccctaataaaaaaaaaaacaatcttatTCTATGCTTAATGAAAAAGCATGTACTCTCTCTAACCCTAATACAAATTAACTGCATCCTCACTTTAATGACAATATCAActaacctcaacacaaaacaacCCTATTCTCATTCTTGCCCCAACAGATTTTTTTAGAACTTTAATTTGACCCATTTTAAGCTGTCTTAGTTTTACATTTATCAGTAGGCCAAGGCCTTGTGTGCATCTACTGTTGCTTGCCCTCACTGAATCATAAGGCTGACGGCTGATGTTGAAATTTaattttactgaaccttcctttgtatctttAGGCTAAGGCCCAACTCACagccactttaactcaatccaccttcatcataaacctgaagCCCAGCTACAAACCTAttatttacttactctaccttCCTCAAGCCGGCCTTGCTCTCTACCACTGTATCAAAAGCCTAGCTCTAGACCTACTTTTGCTCACTCATATCTCACTCAAAGACTTTGACCAACTTTTGTAACCCAACCAAAAAGCTTGTGGAGGTCacttattttcttctttccctCCCCCCAACAAGTCAGCCCCCAATAAGGCCTTATTACATCCACCAGACCAGCCTCTAGTTTTAAGAGGCACCTTTCATTACCAAGATCAAGTGTGTAATATTATGGATGAACCCTACACTCTTCCACACCTGTAATGCTGATCATTTCAAGCCCACTTCATATGGTTAGTATGGCACAGTATAATAGTTTGCTATTCTGCCACTTAATCCTagtacacactacaccaattaaATGCCAACAAACAAGAATAAATCTATTGACTTACATATGCATACATCCTTATATAATTGAAACAATTACTTCTACACCAAAGGCTGTACTCTCTGGAAGTAACATACAGACGTAAATTGAAGGCTTACCATCTGTGACTTGGTTCTCTCGCGTAAAAACTGCTCTTTGGTGGAAAacgtgggtggctcttaaaagagccgttgggttttGATTATGCCGCGAACACTGTTTACTTGGAGCTGGTGTACTTGGTCACGGCTTTTGTGCCCTCGGACACGGCGTGCTTGGCCAACTCACCGGGAAGTAGCAGACGCACAGCGGTCTGGATCTCCCTGGAGGTGATAGTAGAACGCTTGTTGTAGTGAGCCAAACGAGAAGACTCACCGGCGATACGCTCGAAGATGTCGTTCACGAACGAGTTCATGATGCCCATCGCTTTGGAGGAGATACCAGTGTCTGGGtggacctgcttcagcaccttatACACGTAGATAGCATAGCTTTccttcctggactttctgcgcttCTTGCCTCCTTTCCCGGCCGTCTTGGTCACGGCTTTCTTAGATCCCTTCTTCGGGGCGGACTTGGCTGGCTCAGGCATTCTGCTCGTCGTCGAATAAGACTGAAGAATGAGGGGGAGGTGACAAGCTCCAACATTATTTAGACTCTAACATTCTAATTAGACGAGTTTCCGCCTCCAGAATGCCGTCAAACGACCATTGGACAACAGTTGAATGCTCGCTTCTTCTCAACCCTCCGTTCCCGTctctccaccccctccccctctcttgCCTCCCTACACCCgcttccccctccccctcccctcagCAGCATTCTCTTTGTTCGCCTACCCGCGCATTTTTACCCGCTGTGCAGACggtacaattatttttttgccacacCGGCGTTGACGGCGACATTCTGATTTTATTCAAACGTATAGTTCTGATTTAATCAACACACACGGGGGGGAAAGGAAGACAATATGCACGTATGtactatttacatatataatgtgtattgaAGCTTATTATACacagaaatataatgtttaTTCCTTCTGAAGATTAACTTCTTAACACAGAGCGGCCGGGAGTTCCATGATCATCACTGacttatttgcaaataaacaaacaaataagggACGCAGACGGCTCAATGTTTATATAAGGTTTTTAACACGTACAGTTCTGAATTCTAAAACAACGCACACGGGGGAAAATGGAAAAAGTAAGTATATCATTAGATCACTTTTTATTCCTCATGCAGGTTAACTACTTAAGTGTCCTggagatattttcattttttcaaattttcattcaCTTATTGACTACcgtatttaaaacaaacaaactaacatGAAAAACAATCTCTTTTGTTGGAtctgtgggtggctcttaaaagagccgttgtgtTTAAGATTTGTTTAAGCCGAGCGTTTAACCTCCGAAGCCGTATAGAGTGCGTCCCTGGCGCTTCAGGGCGTACACCACATCCATAGCGGTGACGGTCTTTCTTTTAGCATGCTCGGTGTACGTGACTGCGTCCCTGATCACGTTCTCCAGGAACACTTTGAGCACACCGCGGGTCTCCTCGTAGATCAGACCGGAGATACGCTTGACGCCACCACGACGAGCCAGACGACGAATAGCCGGCTTAgtgataccctggatgttatcgCGAAGCACTTTACGATGACGCTTGGCGCCTCCTTTTCCAAGGCCTTTGCCTCCCTTGCCTCTGCCAGAcattctctctgcttcttttcCCAGTCGACGAGAAGAGAATCAATGAAGCTGCAGCACCCGAGGCACGCCTGTTATACCGCTCTATAGGACCTAGTTGAAAACAAGAGTGACGTCACACTATATTAGCTCCGTCTCATCTTCTAGACGCTGTACAGGAAAACAAGTGTTCTGTACCTACGTGACTAGACCACTCAAACATCGCATATATATAGGCACTGAGTGGGTAGCCACACAAAATAGAGTCAACTAGCTGAATTGTCTTTTGTTTCAGTTCGCTCTGGATGTACACATGTTCACAATTCAAAGTGCTCTATTTAGATAGTTTTAATGTGGATTTCATTAACACATAAGATGGTCATGTTGTTCATGTAACATGTGGTGTATTGCAACTTGGGGGGCAATCTGATAAGCCAAACAATAATAGCATCACTTTCCAATGTATTTGCAGCATGTCTTCCTTCTACTGCTTGCagtttcacagtctggccaCACAATGGCATCCAGGCTCCACCGAGGGGGAGAGTCCATAGATTcagaagtcaagtcaaatttatttgtacagtgctttacataattagtcattagtaaaagacagagacaaataaataacgtaagacatgaaggatcaaagacccccagtgagcatgCCAAACTAACAAgggagacccatcctcctctggtcagaactatttataaattactgataaaagttaccaaaccatctatactgttgaactgctctgatcacaatcataatatattaaccATGGTGTAACAGGAACAAACAACGGTTGCTACATAATATTGCAACACACACTGGATCATGCCTTTCCTTCACTGTGAATCCTTTAACTCCTCATGATTCAACTTTGTAAACTTTGTAAAGTCAAGCAGGTCTGAAAGCTAGGCTGTTCAGTTATAATTAGGAGTCATAATAACTTCAGAAATAGCTAGGTCTAATGATGAAGTCattcataaatacatacataaataaataaataaatcccagTGACTTAAGCCAGCCAGGCCTTAGCTTAACATGAATTTACAGTGACTCAAAGTAGGCTCATACTCATACACACAGCCTATGACTCCTTTTCACTAAATAGAAGTGGATAGGGGCCATGTGACCTTTGACCTTTAGAAAACAGTGATCAAATGTTTATTTGCAATTACAAtgataatatcattattattaatacatgtcAACAAAGGCTACAACTCTTCTTTCTGAACCACAGAATGCCCTCAAATCTCCATAAATTATAATTGGTTGGGGACACAAAAACAATGGCACTCCACTACTCCCTAAATAGTGCACTACGTGAGTGTAGAAGCCATTATTATATGCACTCTGTAGGGAGTAGTGAGCTGTTTGGGAATTGGCAAACAAACTTCAGTTAAGACGCGGACACACTAGGTTTCTGTTGGCGTTTTTTTGCGAGCGAAATTAGCTACATTCATTTGTCGTTTCGGTAACTTCCGGAAAATATATTTCGTGAACAAACACTAATTAGCCAACTACACACGCCACCCGGCTCTAAAACCCAGAAGATACGCTGCTGGTAGCTTGGTTTAAGCACGACCGTTTGTCCCTCACTTGTTCCAATTGCACACGAGTCCGTATTATCGTATTACAGCCACCTAGCCATCGCGCTACTCTCCaagttaagataagatagtcctttattagtcccgcagtggggaaattctcatgtgaaagttagctagctagcctctCGGTTACACGAGTAGCTGGGACACAAATCACCCAAGTCAACCACGACAGTTAACATAAA
This genomic window contains:
- the LOC140574311 gene encoding histone H2B, producing the protein MPEPAKSAPKKGSKKAVTKTAGKGGKKRRKSRKESYAIYVYKVLKQVHPDTGISSKAMGIMNSFVNDIFERIAGESSRLAHYNKRSTITSREIQTAVRLLLPGELAKHAVSEGTKAVTKYTSSK
- the LOC140574401 gene encoding histone H4, which translates into the protein MSGRGKGGKGLGKGGAKRHRKVLRDNIQGITKPAIRRLARRGGVKRISGLIYEETRGVLKVFLENVIRDAVTYTEHAKRKTVTAMDVVYALKRQGRTLYGFGG